A part of Microbacterium terregens genomic DNA contains:
- a CDS encoding DNA-formamidopyrimidine glycosylase family protein — protein sequence MPEGDTVHRAAQRLHDALAGSEVTRFELRVPQLATADLRGMPVHSVVARGKHLLHRIGEWTLHSHLKMEGEWRVYRRGEPWRKPAFQARAIVGTEEWDTVGFDLADIDLVPTRDEGSLVDYLGPDPLGPDWDPAEATRRLGADPRAAHVAVLDQRNVAGFGNVYANEMLFVRGILPTKPATEVDAAALLDLGARMIRANVHRAARTFTGEDRPGRRFWVYGRAGKPCRRCGTLIQEGSLGAGPTSERNVFWCPRCQV from the coding sequence GTGCCTGAGGGCGACACCGTCCATCGCGCCGCGCAGCGGCTTCACGACGCGCTGGCCGGCAGCGAGGTCACCCGCTTCGAGCTGCGGGTGCCGCAGCTGGCCACGGCGGACCTGCGGGGCATGCCCGTGCATTCCGTCGTCGCCCGCGGCAAGCATCTGCTGCATCGCATCGGCGAGTGGACCCTGCACTCACATCTGAAGATGGAGGGCGAGTGGCGGGTGTACCGCCGGGGTGAGCCCTGGCGCAAGCCCGCGTTCCAGGCGCGCGCGATCGTGGGCACCGAGGAGTGGGACACGGTGGGGTTCGACCTCGCCGACATCGATCTGGTGCCCACGCGCGATGAAGGCAGCCTGGTCGACTACCTCGGTCCCGACCCGCTGGGCCCCGACTGGGACCCGGCGGAGGCCACCCGCAGGCTGGGTGCGGATCCCCGGGCCGCGCACGTCGCCGTGCTCGACCAGCGCAACGTCGCCGGATTCGGCAACGTGTACGCCAACGAGATGCTCTTCGTCCGCGGCATCCTGCCGACCAAGCCCGCGACCGAGGTGGATGCCGCGGCCCTTCTCGATCTGGGCGCCCGCATGATCCGCGCCAACGTGCACCGCGCGGCGCGCACCTTCACCGGCGAGGACCGCCCGGGTCGCCGGTTCTGGGTCTACGGCCGCGCCGGCAAGCCCTGCCGGCGCTGCGGCACCCTGATCCAGGAGGGCAGTCTCGGAGCGGGGCCGACGAGCGAGCGGAACGTGTTCTGGTGTCCGCGGTGCCAGGTCTGA
- a CDS encoding FAD-dependent oxidoreductase, with protein MGTTVFERQRPAASIVEHSLAATRQSIFWLDDLAAPPSRAALAGTHDADLVIVGAGYTGLWTALLARRRDPDARIAIVEARTVGWAASGRNGGFCEASLTHGRDNGLARWPDEIDALDHLGEQNLDAMGADIAEWGIDAEWERVGALSVATEPHQLAWLDEWMQDAAARGESGLVRLDAAQVQASVASPTYLGAVFETQSNALVHPGRLATGLARAAEERDVRIFEHSPVRRIDTSADGVEVITENGRISARKAVLATNVFPSLLKRNALMTVPVYDYVLMTEPLTDEQRAAIGWNERQGLSDLANQFHYFRQSADGRILFGGYDAVYHYGGRVRAAYEDRPETFRTLASHFFTMFPQLEGLRFTHRWAGAIDTCSRFCAFFGTARGGKVAYAAGFTGLGVAATRFAGEVMLDLLDGIPTERTSLRMVRERPLPFPPEPAAAIGINATRWSLDRADHHDGRRNLLLRTLDALGLGFDS; from the coding sequence GTGGGCACGACGGTCTTCGAGCGACAGCGGCCGGCAGCATCCATCGTCGAGCACAGCCTGGCCGCGACGCGGCAGAGCATCTTCTGGCTCGACGATCTGGCAGCGCCGCCGTCTCGGGCCGCGCTGGCGGGGACCCATGACGCGGACCTCGTGATCGTCGGTGCCGGATACACCGGGCTGTGGACGGCGTTGCTGGCGCGCCGCCGCGATCCGGATGCCCGCATCGCGATCGTGGAGGCGCGGACGGTCGGCTGGGCGGCGTCCGGGCGCAACGGCGGGTTCTGCGAAGCGAGCCTCACCCATGGCCGCGACAACGGTCTGGCACGGTGGCCGGACGAGATCGACGCGCTGGATCACCTCGGCGAGCAGAACCTCGACGCGATGGGCGCCGACATCGCGGAGTGGGGGATCGACGCGGAGTGGGAGCGGGTCGGTGCGCTCTCCGTGGCGACGGAGCCGCACCAGCTCGCGTGGCTGGACGAATGGATGCAGGATGCCGCGGCCCGCGGTGAGAGCGGACTGGTGCGGCTCGATGCGGCGCAGGTTCAGGCATCCGTCGCCTCCCCGACGTATCTGGGCGCCGTCTTCGAGACGCAGTCGAACGCCCTCGTGCACCCCGGCCGACTGGCCACCGGGCTTGCGCGCGCGGCAGAGGAGCGGGACGTCCGGATCTTCGAGCACTCGCCGGTGCGGCGCATCGACACCTCCGCCGACGGCGTCGAGGTGATCACCGAGAACGGACGCATCTCCGCCCGCAAAGCGGTGCTGGCCACGAACGTGTTCCCGTCGCTGCTGAAGCGGAATGCGCTGATGACCGTGCCCGTCTACGACTACGTGCTCATGACCGAGCCGCTGACGGACGAGCAGCGTGCGGCGATCGGATGGAACGAACGGCAGGGACTCAGCGACCTCGCGAACCAGTTCCACTACTTCCGGCAGAGCGCCGACGGGCGCATCCTGTTCGGCGGGTACGACGCCGTCTACCACTACGGCGGGCGGGTGCGGGCGGCCTACGAGGACCGGCCGGAGACTTTCCGCACGCTCGCGAGCCACTTCTTCACGATGTTCCCCCAGCTCGAGGGTCTGCGGTTCACGCACCGCTGGGCGGGGGCGATCGACACCTGCTCACGTTTCTGCGCCTTCTTCGGCACGGCGCGCGGCGGAAAGGTCGCGTACGCCGCCGGGTTCACCGGTCTGGGGGTCGCGGCCACCCGCTTCGCCGGCGAGGTGATGCTCGACCTGCTCGACGGCATCCCGACCGAGCGGACGTCGCTGCGGATGGTGCGGGAGAGGCCGCTGCCGTTCCCGCCAGAACCGGCCGCCGCGATCGGCATCAATGCGACCCGGTGGTCGTTGGATCGCGCCGACCACCACGACGGGCGCCGGAATCTGCTGCTTCGGACGCTGGACGCGCTCGGCCTGGGTTTCGACTCGTAG
- a CDS encoding PspC domain-containing protein, whose protein sequence is MNRLVRPHQGRLIAGVCAAVADRFGCSVLPVRILTVAATVFFGLSIWIYLVLWILIPSES, encoded by the coding sequence ATGAACCGACTCGTCCGTCCTCACCAGGGTCGCCTGATCGCCGGCGTGTGCGCGGCGGTCGCGGATCGCTTCGGATGCAGCGTGCTGCCGGTCCGGATCCTCACGGTCGCCGCGACGGTGTTCTTCGGGCTGTCGATCTGGATCTACCTCGTGCTCTGGATCCTCATTCCGTCCGAGAGCTGA
- a CDS encoding Lhr family ATP-dependent helicase — MANVLERFGPATQDWFRGAFAAATPAQLGAWDAISHGKHALVVAPTGSGKTLSAFLWAIDRVFSEKDAAPAPAAKARGRASPAPLTTTRILYISPLKALGVDVERNLRSPLVGISQSARRLGITVPGVTVGVRSGDTTSSDRRKLVTAPPDILITTPESLYLMLTSQAGETLRGVHTVIIDEVHAVAATKRGAHLAVSLERLDDMLDRPAQRIGLSATVRPIDEVARFLGGSAPVEIVAPPATKTFDLTVVVPVDDMLNPPPPPGAEVQPPGEGAGSEGGAPIDEDWFTDGGRPGTGSTSAPTSSTTEMTGSLWPHVEEAIVDRILQHRSTIVFSNSRRLAERLTGRLNEIYAERLGLGVPEAAIPAAMMAQAGISAGADAVLAKAHHGSVSKEQRAQVEEELKAGILRCVVATSSLELGIDMGAVDLVIQVEAPPSAASGLQRIGRAGHQVGEVSRAALFPKHRGDVLHTAIVTERMLAGQIEAISVPQNPLDILAQQTVAASALGPVDVEGWFETVKRSAPFRTLPRSAYEATLDLLAGRFPSDEFAELRPRLVWDRDQGTLTGRPGAQRIAVTSGGTIPDRGLFGVFVAGESQNARVGELDEEMVYESRVNDVFTLGTTSWRIVEITHDRVNVLPAYGQPGKLPFWHGDGLGRPAELGEALGKFSREVSASPPAKARERLTDAGLDENASTNLLAYLAEQREATGTLPTDKSLTVERGRDEVGDWRVILHSPYGMKVHGPWALAVNARIRERLGVEGSAVASDDGIIARVPDAAAEPPGAELFVFEPDELEQIVTDEVGGSALFASRFRECAARALLMPRMNPNRRSPLWQQRQRSAQLLEVARRYPTFPIILETLREVLQDVYDVPALLRIARRIGERSIRLVEITTSQPSPYARDLLFGYVGAFMYEGDSPLAERRAAALSVDPALLSELLGKVEMRELLDPEIMAQFEREAQRLDPDRHARGLEGVADLLRMLGPLDAAEVAARLEPSGSGSGSGSEEHLPSIVSAESDEIASSRDQTAAEVPRARSDTATTAEASAHLDELIATRRAIPVTIAGVTRVAAIEDAGRLRDALGAALPVGIPNAFLEPFADPLGDLVARFARTHGPFPTHAVATRLGVGVAVARLTLQRLEGQGRIASGFFLPQTDATGDETEWCDSEVLRRLRMRSLAAIRGSVEPVSPEAFARFLPVWQHLTRPLEGIDGVAAVIEQLAGVPIPASAWESLVLPSRVSDYTPAMLDELTATGEVIWSGHGALPGRDGWVALHPADTAPLTLQSPEDELVAGSLEERLVDALASGGAYFATQLRQLTGAENEQSVVEALWSLTWSGRVTNDTFAPIRMLLGGGSQAHRTARKAPRARLYRGAAIPRTSAPPRPPALGGRWSLLPEPEPEPTLRATAAASLLLDRYGVVTRGSVQAEGLPGGFAQAYRVLAGFEQAGHCRRGYVIEKLGAAQFAASATVDRLREFAGLQDPPPLRAVTLAATDPANPYGAALAWPALEGIAHRPGRKAGGLVVVVDGALVLYLERGGKSALAFTDDEAVLAAGTRDLVATARARRLATLTIEQVNGVFVYGTPVGRALRDAGFVESPRGLTLRRATAGDALREAARA; from the coding sequence ATGGCCAACGTGCTCGAGCGGTTCGGTCCTGCCACGCAGGACTGGTTCCGCGGCGCGTTCGCGGCAGCGACGCCCGCGCAGCTGGGCGCCTGGGACGCCATCTCGCACGGCAAGCATGCGCTGGTGGTCGCACCGACCGGGTCGGGCAAGACGCTCTCGGCGTTCCTCTGGGCGATCGACCGGGTCTTCTCAGAGAAGGATGCCGCACCCGCACCGGCCGCGAAGGCGCGCGGTCGCGCATCGCCGGCACCGCTCACCACAACGCGGATCCTCTACATCTCGCCGCTGAAGGCGCTCGGCGTCGATGTGGAGCGGAACCTGCGCTCCCCGCTCGTCGGGATCAGTCAGTCCGCGCGGCGCCTCGGGATCACCGTGCCCGGAGTGACGGTGGGCGTCCGCTCGGGCGACACGACCTCGTCGGACCGCCGCAAGCTCGTCACCGCGCCCCCGGACATCCTCATCACGACTCCGGAGTCGCTGTACCTGATGCTGACCAGCCAGGCCGGTGAGACTCTTCGGGGCGTGCACACCGTGATCATCGACGAGGTCCACGCGGTGGCTGCCACCAAGCGCGGCGCGCACCTCGCGGTCAGCCTGGAACGCCTTGACGACATGCTGGACCGGCCCGCGCAGCGCATCGGGCTCTCCGCGACCGTCCGTCCGATCGACGAGGTCGCCCGCTTCCTGGGCGGCTCGGCGCCGGTCGAGATCGTCGCTCCGCCCGCGACGAAGACCTTCGATCTGACGGTGGTGGTCCCCGTCGACGACATGCTCAACCCGCCGCCCCCGCCGGGCGCCGAGGTTCAGCCACCGGGCGAGGGCGCCGGATCGGAAGGGGGCGCCCCGATCGACGAGGACTGGTTCACCGACGGTGGCCGGCCCGGGACCGGCTCGACGAGCGCGCCGACCTCCTCGACGACCGAGATGACCGGCTCGCTGTGGCCGCACGTCGAAGAGGCGATCGTCGACCGCATCCTGCAGCACCGCTCCACCATCGTGTTCTCCAACTCCCGGCGCCTCGCCGAGCGGCTGACCGGACGCCTCAACGAGATCTACGCCGAGCGGCTCGGCCTGGGTGTTCCGGAGGCCGCGATCCCGGCCGCGATGATGGCGCAGGCCGGTATCAGCGCAGGTGCCGACGCGGTGCTGGCGAAGGCGCACCACGGCTCGGTGTCCAAGGAGCAGCGCGCCCAGGTCGAGGAGGAGCTGAAGGCCGGCATCCTTCGCTGCGTCGTGGCGACCAGCAGCCTCGAGCTGGGAATCGACATGGGCGCCGTGGACCTCGTCATCCAGGTCGAGGCGCCGCCGAGCGCCGCATCTGGGCTGCAGCGGATCGGCCGCGCCGGGCACCAGGTCGGTGAGGTCAGCCGCGCCGCCCTGTTCCCGAAGCATCGCGGCGACGTGCTGCACACCGCGATCGTGACCGAGCGGATGCTGGCCGGCCAGATCGAGGCGATCTCGGTGCCGCAGAACCCGCTCGACATCCTCGCGCAGCAGACGGTCGCGGCCTCTGCGCTGGGCCCGGTCGACGTCGAGGGCTGGTTCGAGACGGTCAAGCGCAGCGCCCCGTTCCGCACCCTCCCCCGCTCGGCGTACGAGGCGACTCTCGATCTGCTCGCGGGCCGATTCCCCTCCGACGAGTTCGCCGAGCTGCGGCCCCGTCTGGTCTGGGATCGTGACCAGGGAACGCTGACCGGCCGGCCGGGCGCGCAGCGCATCGCGGTCACGAGCGGCGGCACCATCCCCGACCGCGGGCTGTTCGGCGTGTTCGTCGCCGGCGAGTCGCAGAACGCGCGCGTCGGTGAATTGGACGAGGAGATGGTCTACGAGTCGCGCGTGAACGACGTGTTCACCCTTGGCACCACCAGCTGGCGCATCGTGGAGATCACGCACGACCGGGTCAACGTGCTCCCCGCGTACGGGCAGCCGGGCAAGCTGCCGTTCTGGCACGGCGATGGCCTCGGCCGCCCGGCGGAGCTCGGAGAAGCGCTCGGAAAGTTCTCCCGCGAGGTGTCGGCGTCTCCGCCCGCGAAGGCCCGCGAGCGCCTCACCGACGCGGGGCTCGACGAGAACGCATCCACCAACCTGCTCGCCTACCTCGCCGAGCAGCGCGAGGCCACCGGAACCCTCCCGACCGATAAGTCCCTCACCGTCGAGCGCGGTCGCGACGAGGTCGGCGACTGGCGCGTGATCCTCCATTCCCCATACGGCATGAAGGTGCACGGGCCGTGGGCCCTCGCAGTGAACGCGCGGATCCGCGAGCGCCTCGGGGTCGAAGGATCCGCGGTGGCCAGCGATGACGGCATCATCGCGCGGGTTCCGGATGCCGCGGCAGAACCCCCGGGCGCCGAGCTGTTCGTCTTCGAACCCGATGAGCTCGAGCAGATCGTCACCGACGAGGTCGGCGGCTCCGCGCTGTTCGCCTCGCGCTTCCGCGAGTGCGCCGCCCGCGCGCTCCTCATGCCGCGCATGAACCCGAACCGCCGGTCGCCGCTCTGGCAGCAGCGTCAGCGTTCTGCGCAGCTGCTCGAGGTGGCGCGGCGATACCCGACGTTCCCGATCATCCTCGAGACACTGCGCGAAGTGCTGCAGGACGTGTACGACGTTCCCGCGCTGCTGCGCATCGCGCGCCGGATCGGAGAGCGCAGCATCCGTCTGGTGGAGATCACGACGAGCCAGCCTTCGCCGTACGCCCGCGATCTGCTCTTCGGATATGTCGGTGCGTTCATGTACGAGGGCGACTCGCCGCTGGCCGAGCGGCGAGCGGCCGCACTGTCGGTCGATCCTGCGCTGCTGAGCGAATTGCTCGGCAAGGTCGAGATGCGCGAGCTGCTCGACCCCGAGATCATGGCGCAGTTCGAGCGGGAGGCACAGCGGCTCGACCCCGACCGTCATGCCCGGGGTCTCGAGGGCGTCGCCGACCTGCTGCGGATGCTGGGACCCCTCGACGCCGCGGAGGTCGCGGCTCGGCTCGAGCCATCGGGCTCGGGCTCGGGGTCGGGGTCGGAGGAGCACCTTCCGTCGATCGTGTCCGCGGAATCCGACGAGATCGCGTCGTCGCGGGATCAGACCGCGGCAGAGGTTCCTCGGGCTCGTTCTGACACCGCGACGACGGCCGAAGCATCCGCTCATCTGGATGAGCTGATCGCCACCCGACGGGCGATACCCGTGACGATCGCGGGGGTCACGCGCGTGGCGGCCATCGAGGACGCCGGACGACTGCGCGATGCCCTCGGTGCCGCCCTGCCCGTCGGCATCCCCAACGCGTTCCTGGAACCCTTCGCCGACCCGCTCGGCGACCTGGTCGCCCGCTTCGCGCGCACGCACGGACCCTTTCCGACGCATGCCGTCGCCACCCGACTCGGCGTCGGCGTCGCGGTCGCACGGCTCACCCTGCAGCGTCTGGAGGGCCAGGGGCGCATCGCGAGCGGGTTCTTCCTGCCTCAGACGGATGCGACCGGCGACGAGACCGAGTGGTGCGACTCGGAAGTGCTGCGGCGGCTGCGGATGCGCTCGCTCGCGGCGATCCGCGGAAGCGTCGAGCCGGTCTCGCCCGAGGCTTTCGCCCGATTCCTGCCGGTCTGGCAGCACCTCACACGACCGCTGGAGGGCATCGACGGGGTGGCCGCGGTCATCGAGCAGCTGGCCGGCGTGCCGATTCCGGCGAGCGCCTGGGAATCCCTCGTGCTGCCGTCGCGGGTCTCCGATTACACCCCCGCGATGCTGGACGAGCTCACCGCGACGGGAGAGGTGATCTGGTCCGGCCACGGCGCGCTGCCGGGCCGTGATGGGTGGGTCGCGCTGCACCCCGCCGACACGGCACCCCTCACCCTGCAGTCGCCCGAGGACGAGCTGGTCGCCGGCTCCCTCGAAGAGCGCCTCGTGGACGCGCTCGCCTCGGGCGGTGCCTACTTCGCCACCCAGCTGCGCCAGCTCACCGGCGCCGAGAACGAGCAGTCCGTGGTCGAGGCGCTGTGGAGCCTTACCTGGTCCGGCCGGGTCACCAACGACACGTTCGCCCCGATCCGGATGCTGCTCGGGGGCGGATCACAAGCCCACCGCACCGCGCGCAAGGCCCCCCGCGCGCGGCTGTATCGTGGCGCCGCGATCCCGCGGACGAGTGCGCCACCGCGGCCCCCGGCGCTCGGCGGCCGCTGGTCGCTGCTGCCCGAGCCGGAGCCCGAGCCCACGCTGCGCGCGACGGCGGCGGCGAGTCTGCTGCTGGATCGGTACGGCGTGGTCACGCGGGGGTCGGTGCAGGCCGAGGGCTTGCCCGGCGGATTCGCGCAGGCGTACCGCGTCCTCGCGGGGTTCGAGCAGGCCGGCCACTGCCGGCGCGGCTACGTCATCGAAAAGCTCGGCGCCGCACAGTTCGCGGCGTCGGCCACCGTCGATCGCCTTCGCGAATTCGCGGGGCTGCAGGACCCGCCACCGCTGCGGGCGGTCACGCTCGCCGCCACCGATCCGGCGAACCCGTACGGCGCCGCGCTGGCCTGGCCGGCGCTGGAGGGCATCGCGCATCGCCCCGGCCGCAAGGCGGGCGGCCTGGTCGTCGTCGTGGACGGCGCACTGGTGCTGTACCTGGAGCGCGGCGGCAAGTCGGCGCTCGCCTTCACGGACGATGAGGCGGTTCTGGCCGCCGGCACCCGCGATCTGGTCGCGACCGCGCGCGCACGGCGCCTCGCGACGTTGACCATCGAGCAGGTCAACGGTGTGTTCGTCTACGGCACGCCCGTCGGACGCGCACTGCGCGATGCCGGCTTCGTCGAGTCGCCCCGGGGCCTCACCCTGCGCCGCGCGACGGCCGGAGACGCGCTTCGCGAGGCGGCGCGTGCCTGA
- a CDS encoding SDR family oxidoreductase — MLIDLTGRTALVTGSTQGIGLAIARGLAAAGARVGVNGRSDASVQRAIAELAAAVPGADLVPVVADVTTPEGAAVVTAALPDPDVLINNLGIFGAADPLEISDDEWLRYFVVNDLAAVRLIRAYLPGMMARGWGRVLNIASDSAVVIPAEMIHYGMSKTALLAISRGFAKAAAGTGVTVNSVIAGPTRTGGVEDFVYELVDRDLPWDEAEREFMRTHRPQSLLQRFIEPEEIANMVVYLSSPLASATTGGAVRVDGGYVDSILP, encoded by the coding sequence ATGCTCATCGATCTGACCGGACGCACCGCCCTTGTGACCGGGTCCACGCAGGGCATCGGACTGGCCATCGCGCGCGGACTCGCCGCGGCGGGCGCGCGGGTCGGCGTCAACGGGCGCAGCGATGCATCCGTCCAGCGGGCGATCGCCGAGCTCGCCGCCGCGGTGCCGGGCGCGGATCTCGTGCCGGTGGTGGCCGATGTCACCACACCCGAGGGGGCCGCCGTGGTCACGGCCGCCCTTCCCGATCCGGACGTCCTCATCAACAATCTGGGGATCTTCGGCGCGGCCGATCCGCTCGAGATCAGCGATGACGAGTGGCTGCGGTACTTCGTGGTCAACGATCTCGCAGCGGTCCGCCTCATCCGCGCCTACCTGCCGGGAATGATGGCGCGGGGGTGGGGTCGTGTGCTGAACATCGCCAGCGACTCCGCGGTGGTGATTCCGGCCGAGATGATCCATTACGGGATGTCGAAGACCGCGCTGCTGGCCATCTCGCGGGGTTTCGCCAAGGCGGCCGCCGGCACGGGCGTCACGGTCAACTCCGTGATCGCCGGACCCACCCGCACCGGCGGCGTGGAGGACTTCGTCTACGAGCTCGTCGACCGCGATCTGCCCTGGGACGAGGCCGAGCGCGAGTTCATGAGGACCCACCGGCCGCAGTCGCTGCTGCAGCGGTTCATCGAGCCCGAGGAGATCGCGAACATGGTCGTCTACCTCAGCTCGCCGCTCGCCTCGGCGACCACGGGGGGCGCGGTGCGGGTTGACGGCGGTTACGTGGACTCGATCCTGCCCTGA